In Nocardia asteroides, the following proteins share a genomic window:
- the proC gene encoding pyrroline-5-carboxylate reductase — MTRIAVIGGGRIGEALVAGLLESGRATKDLVVVESQPARAAQLAERFKIRVTGSVADAVVGADIVVVAVKPGDVDAVLTELSKADLDSGREQVLVSLAAGVSTARLESKLPAGFPVVRVMSNTPMLVGQGMSALAPGRYADPEQLELVGEMLEAVGKVVTVAETQMDAVTAVSGSGPAYFFLVVEAMVDAGVSLGLTRDVATQLVVQTMIGSAALLDETGQSAVDLRAAVTSPAGTTAAALRVLERGAVRSAFLEALHASKQRSAEQGASNE; from the coding sequence ATGACGAGAATTGCGGTAATCGGTGGCGGGCGGATCGGTGAGGCGCTGGTCGCCGGATTGCTGGAATCCGGCAGGGCGACCAAGGATCTGGTCGTCGTCGAGTCGCAGCCCGCTCGTGCGGCGCAGCTGGCCGAGCGGTTCAAGATCCGGGTGACCGGTTCGGTGGCCGACGCGGTCGTCGGCGCCGACATCGTCGTCGTTGCGGTCAAGCCGGGCGATGTCGACGCGGTGCTCACCGAACTGTCCAAGGCTGATCTGGACAGCGGCCGCGAGCAGGTGCTGGTCTCGCTGGCCGCCGGTGTGTCCACCGCGCGCCTGGAGTCCAAGCTGCCCGCCGGTTTCCCGGTGGTCCGGGTCATGTCGAACACCCCGATGCTGGTCGGCCAGGGTATGAGCGCGCTCGCGCCCGGCCGCTACGCCGACCCGGAGCAGCTCGAGCTCGTCGGCGAGATGCTCGAGGCCGTCGGTAAGGTGGTGACGGTGGCCGAAACGCAGATGGACGCGGTCACCGCGGTGTCGGGCTCTGGACCGGCGTATTTCTTCCTCGTCGTCGAGGCGATGGTCGATGCCGGCGTGAGCCTGGGGCTGACGCGCGATGTGGCCACCCAGCTGGTCGTGCAGACCATGATCGGCTCGGCCGCGCTGCTGGACGAGACCGGGCAGAGCGCGGTCGATCTGCGGGCCGCGGTCACCTCGCCCGCGGGTACCACGGCGGCGGCCCTGCGGGTGCTCGAGCGGGGCGCGGTGCGCTCGGCGTTCCTGGAAGCGCTGCACGCATCGAAACAACGCTCCGCGGAACAGGGCGCGTCGAACGAATGA